The Triticum urartu cultivar G1812 unplaced genomic scaffold, Tu2.1 TuUngrouped_contig_4885, whole genome shotgun sequence genome includes the window CCGCCTCCACCCCCGCTCCGCTCCTCCTCCGGCGCCTCTCCGCCCAGCCGCAGCCCAAGGCCCCTGTGCCTCCACCTCCTCCGCCCCCGCCGTCGGACGAGGGGGCCGCAGCGTGGGCCCGTCGCGCGGCCGCGCTCTCGCTGCTGGGGCTCACCGGCGCCGTCGCCGCCAGCGCCTTCAGCGACCTCTCCGTCTTCCTCTCCTGCTCCAGGTCCAACACCCCCGCCCACTCCCCCACCGTCGCTCGTCTCCCTGTAATTTCTGGCTGTGTTGACCGGACGTGGAACCCAGATGCGCCCAAGATCACAACTTTGCGCCGATTCGTTTACCTGTTAGCATTCGTTTCCACGTATTCGTATCCTGTTTGTAGTTTTGATTTCAATGTAGTATGCGTGCTCTTGCTGCTGATGTTGATTTGTACTCAAATTTGCCTTCTTTTGTTATTTACAAAGAACAGGGGATGGATAACTGGAGATGAGGGGCCAGGGCTAACTGCTTTTGCTGCTCCTGTTGTTCTTGCAGCCAGGCAATGGAGAAGGCTACCAAGAACCAGCAGGTAGCGAGCGCGATCGGCGAGCCCATCACGCGGGGTCCCTGGTACAGCGCGTCCATCGCCGTGAACCGCGCGAGGCGCTCCGTCTCCTGCACTTTCCCTGTGTCGGGGCCCCAAGGCGACGGGCTTCTCAAGTTCAAGGCTGTTCGCTTGGCAGGTGTGTGCCGGTTGACAACTTGACATCAAAATTTTGTGTCTCATTTCATAAATGAATGAAGCCTGATTCAGATAAATCTTTGCCAGCAGTTATCATAGCTATAGCAATTGTTGCAACGGTAGACTGCAGAATGACATACCTAGATTCTGATATTTGCTCACAAAAGTTACATGGTTCAAAGTAAAGTTGACCAAGCTAAGCATAGGGTTTGAGGTTGAGCCTGGTGCTCACTATGCAACATCAGTATTCTCACAATCCTTTTAAAATGTAAAAGAAAGAATGAAACTCAACTTCTACCCTTGTTGCCCCTGATTGTTTCAACACTAACAAATTATTTCTGATTTCATAAATGAATGAAGCGTGATTGGACTTTCGGCTATGCATTTGATAGTGACAAGAACAGTACAGTTACAGTAAACTATCATCATACTGGAGCAAAATGCAACAACGGCCAATGGCCATAAAGATCAACTATTGGGCAAAGTCAACAACTGCACATCATGCTTATACATACATAAGTACATAACAGTTTAGGACAGATGTAGGCTGTAGAATGAAATAGCTTAAATTATATTATCTGTTCCCAAATTTCCATACCTAGTCTCTCTAGTGGTCTTCTTAATGAGCAGCTATATTATTGTGATAAAGATGGTAGTACTGCTAAATCAAATATGAGACTAAAACAGGAATGGAAACTTGTATGACAACTTAACTGAAGTAGTGATCAAAATACTGAATATGGGTGGCACTCACAAGCTACAGCAAGGCAAGGCATATTGTTGGCATTATGAAGTCGATATGCTCTACCTATGTCGTGGTTTCACCAACTCGTCCCTTGGGTATATCTCTGATATATGGTTTGCGCAAGAAACGTGGAAATGTAGCATTACCTACCTGTGGACCTCTCAAGTGAAACCACATGATTGATGTGGGATATCTGTTTTATGGTATGACGCCATGAACGTGCCTAGTCTTGCTGGATAACTTTGAATGCTGTTGGTATGTGACTATTGTGGATGAGTTACTATAGAGTATAGTAGTTTAGTTGCCATATAAGTAGTTCTGTTTAAGACCCATTTTCCCTTTAGATCACCTCGCTAGGTAGGCAACAACAATGGTCAGACATAATGTGTTCTTGTCCTATCCAGTCTATGGTACGTGACCCTCGTGCTGGGTTTGTTACCAACAATGTAAACATGTATATCTCATGAAGTGGGAGGGGGGTCCTTGCCTTAAAAATGTATTCAACCCTCATCTTTGCTTTAGTATTATCGGTTGTTCTAGCACAACAGATGGGGGATTTATTTTTCAGTGTCGGTTGCTTCAACTCAAAAGTAGGAATTAGTTCAAACTCAACCACACCGCTAAACAAATGCACACCTAAGCTGATCTGTTTTAACTACGGAACAGGGCAGATCGGGTGCCGCCCTGCATCCCTACCTGTAGGTAGTACTAACTGTTTATTCTTAACTGCCTTGAACATTTTTGGTAAAATTTTAAATGTAGAGCTAAAATAGCAATATCTATATTAGTGTCAGATCAGTTGGTGATATGACTTGAGCCATTAGTGTCCAGGTAGCATTATAATTTCAAGCTATAGCATTCGATGGGAATAGGTCGAGATGTCTTTTGGCATGTGTTGTTAAATTTGCCTGCTATGATCTTTCTGGCCATTGGGCCCTGTTATGGCGAAACAGAACACACGAGTAATTCAGTTATTATGCATGTAATTCAATTATTTTGTCACTATTGTTTTACATGCGTTATGGTTCTTCATGCTGTATAACATTTCTGAAATGGTATATTAAGTTAACACCATAATGTTTCATCAATTATCCCCCCTGCGAGGTCAATTATTTTGCTTGTTAGTGTAAAGGAATACCAACTATGTTAGTAGTAGATTGGATGGGTTTGGACTGGATTGACTATCTGTTTTGGGTTCTGGCAAGCCAATTGTGAACAAGTATTTACACAGTTGGTTCAACCTCATGGATCTTTTTTGTGGACACTCTTAACAGTGCTACAAAAGAATTCTTAAAAACAGATTTAGTATGAAAAAAGTTTTTGGCTGATTTTGTTATATAGACCAAAGGTGCAGTGGGCTAGACTTGTGCCCAAAGTACCAGGTAGCTTTGTTTGTGGCTTTGTTTAGATGGGCTAGATTGTAGTGGAATGTAGCAGGTTAGCTCGTAGAAGCATATTTATATAAGGGGTTTTACTATAATTGGCCTATTACAGGACACATTCATGCATATTTAGTTTAGTCTGTTGCTTGCTTTTTCACTGTTATTAAACTGCCTGAACTATTAATGGCTTTAGTTGACCTTCAGTTGTCGCTGTAAGAATGACAGGCTAACCTTTTTGTTTCATTATAATTAGTAGTAGTAAGTATGTCTAGTTTTCTTGTTTGTGAATTCCAGTACACAGTGGGTAGATCTATGTTGGAAAGATGAATGGCACACCATTTGTTTTTAGGTACAAAATAGGAGCATATGATTTGATCTTTGAACATTGAATTAAGTTCTGTTAACGAAGTTAATTTGACATTTACaagaaataaattttattccACAGCGCATGACATGGTGCAGTGGAGGTAGAGGTCGATGACGACTTGACTAGGGCCAACTTGGCATTCAAGTGCCTGTCCAGCTTGTCCGCTGTGCTGTGTTGTCTCAAATATATTTCTATTATATGTTTATTCGTCGTGTATTTTGATTTACCAGGACAACCTGATTCATATTTATCTCGCATCATCTGTTTCCTCGCAGAGGAATCATGGTTTCGGTTTCTACAGCCCAGCGACTGGGAGATACTCATAATGGACGCCATCCTTGACGTTCGCACCGAAGATGGGAAGCACCAAACAATGAGGGTGACGGTCGCAGACAACAcggcagctccaccaccaccagctGACTGCAGGACATGCAAGCCCCGTACAACGCCGACACCAAAGCCAAAGCCTACACCAGTGCCGACGCCGATGCCTACATCGGCGCCACCTCCGGCTCAGGAGAAGTGAGGAGCTCACCTGGAGAGATGCTCTTTGGTGGGTGCTCTGGACATAGCTAGCGTGGAGTGATTGTTTCGCCACGCCTCATTCCTGGGAGAGAAATAAAGTAGTGCGCACTGGACCAACTAAGCAGAAGATCGGATTGTTTTCTCGTACGTTGGGCGGATGATACAGCCTAGAATAGGTTACACGGGTGTTTGTTTCGCGGCGGAGCCATACTACGAAATACTATCTATCTCACAAGACTAGAACTGCCTTGGGACTTGCTAGCAAGGGCAGCATTTTGAGTGGATCTCAAATTCTTTTGTTGGTTCATCATCATTCATTCATGGTATATTTTGCTGGCTGCGGCCTTGCAATGCGGCTGTCTGTAATACACATACCGCTGCACGGTTGCGGATCACTCTGATACCGCTGCATGCCTGGTTACCGTTTGTGTGATGGTAGTTCCAGATTACTCTGATACGCTCGTTGCATTGGATTGGATCTCCTGTTCATTTCTACCGTTCTCTCTCGTCCAAGTTGCCCTTCTTGCTGTTTCTCTTCTCCCCGGCCTCTCTTGCTGTATTTGAGGATTCGGTGGCCCTGCGATGCCGCCTTTGTTTGAGGTGATGTGCGCGGTTTCGATGTTTGCAAACGCGATGATCGCCGTTTTCCAGTCCTCTTTTGTGGCCTCCAGCAGAGTTGGACATTCCATCAATGGTTTGAAGGGCAGAGTTCGGGCAGGTTTTATTCGTCACTTTGATTTACATTACATGGTGGTTCTTCTCCGGCCTCCAGCCGCTCTCATGAGCTTGGCATGGTGATGAAGAGATCCTATAGATGTGCCCGTTCCTTGGCTTAAGAGCTCAGCGCGTCCAGTCTGGTCGTCGCACCGGACTGGACTTGGCAGCTCCTTCTTCAGTTAACTGAACCCCCATCTTCAGAAACTGGTTCTGAAGGCGCGGCCGCGGTATCTGCATACAGGACCATAGACGGCCGGCCCTGATCGCCGCCTCAAACACGACGAGCTCGCCGTGGTCACAATGGAGCCGTCGGTGCTGCTGGCGCACAGCCATGTCAGATTGAATCGGGCTCGTGCCATCGTCGATATGTGTATGGCAACATGTTTTGGTATAATACATAACTAGGAGCATGAGAGCATGGTATAATACATAAAAGATCTAGATATATGTTGGCAAGTTCTTATTCAATCTAACGATTAATGGTCTGATTAATCCAATTAATAGACCGATTCACCGATCAGTCGCTACTCCTAAACCGACCGAGTAATACCAGTTAACGATTTTTTGAACATTGCGTATAATAGTTTTCTTATTAACAAACACGGTATAAATGCAGATGCTCTGCAATGCAGATGCTTGAACACAAACGTCGCCGGCGTTACGGTTATCTTACACTCTCTAGCGCCCTGACAGACACCTTGTATGTCGCGGATGGCTGCTCGGACACCTTGGTCATCGTTCGCGTAAGCGTGCGGATGCGTGTGCGGCCGCCCAAGAGCACCATCAGAGTAGGGTAATTGAGGTTACTCACGCCGCCTTGCAGACTCGTCGTGCAATTGGTCGTCCGTCCAGGAACGAACTGAAGCATCCGCTTAGTCGTGTAGTTAAGGGTACAAAGAAACTCGACATATTTTAAATTTTAGCCTTGCGACCATACTTCCCCCGGAACCCAAAGACTTTGATTTCTCATAAGGTGCCGGCGGAGTCCTATAAGCAACATCCGCCGATCCCTGGTCGGCATCGTTTATGGTTGAGACTAGGACGGTATCTGATCGTCTTCGAGCCCCCAACTTTCGTTCTTGATTAATGAAAACATCCTTGGCAAATGCTTTGTAGTTGTTCGTCTTTCATAAATTCAAGAATTTCACCTCTGACTATGAAATACGAATGCCCCTGACTATCCCTATTAATCATTACTCCGATCCTGAAGGCCAACACAATAGAACCGGAATCCTATGATATTTCTTCAAAGTAACGATGCCGGAAACACGACCCGACCAATTAAGGCTAAGAGCGCGATGCCGGCCGAAGAGTTGAGTAGATCGGTACTCGCCGTGAGGCGGACCGGCCGACCCGGCCCAAAGTCCAACTACGAGCTTTTTAACTGCAACAACTTAAATATACGTTATTGCAGCTGGAATTACCGCGGGGTCGTACACCATGCCCGGACGCATCGTGATCTGTGGAAGTACCATCCCTACCCCTGCCACGAGTGGTGTCGTGGTGCTGCCATCGTCGACTCTGTCATCAACGATGGATTTCCCGGTGTTATCCACGATCTTGGCCGTGGTCATCATCGCCGATCGTATCATGGCCGGCATACAGTCGGGGTGTTTATTCTTGAGCTGAGTCGCGACGTCTGCGACGTGTGGGCATGCCATTTCCTGATATGATGTCGAAGTCGTGCGATTTCTCACCTAAACGATCACCTGTCCATGCTGCAAGTACATTTAGGCCCGGTGCCACCACATCGGGTTTCAGGAGCTCGACAACCGCGTTGCTCAGGTCACACAAGGAGACTCCGGTGATCCTCGGTGCTATGTTCTTGCCGATCACCGTGGTGCATTGGAAGCTGAGCCAACTGACGGGGTAGGTAGTCGACGACATGTATTTGATCAGCTTGCCCCTCGCCACGCGGCCGATGAGTAGGCGTTGGTTCAAAAGATGACAACTTCTCTTTTTCACTTTATGGAGTTTGGTATCTCGTTTGGGTAATAACGCAAATAATAAAATAAATTAATTATGTCCAAATGAAATAAATCTAATTTTTATTTATAACAAacttctatacttgtactattttTATCTTGTTTTAGTCTTATCGATTATGAGTTTATTTGTTGACATAACTAACcatatgatattattgttgaacTTTAGTCATATTTTTTATGAAAATAGAATGCATATTATTGCAAAAGTATGTATGCACTATGCCAAATTTAATTTGTATATTGTAACAAAGATACTCTAGcatgtgtgtgcgtgtgtgttacTATATATTTTATATTCTCAAAATACCATGATAGAGACCTTTAAAACATATGATCAAACAAACAGTTTAAAACATACGATCTTTAAACCATAATATCAACTTCTAGGGTATTATTGACATAAACTTCTAGAGTATAAGTTGATTGGTTTTCATTGACTCTTACTTGCCTTTTGTGGAAAAAATATGTATGTCATGCAAGTTACATTGAGTACAATAATTTTCTTTTTGACAAACACAGTACAGATGCAGATGCTCTGGAATACACATATACTCACCCTTATGAACGCACACACACAACCCTACCTTATAAGAACCTTTGAGAGACTGAGCCAGCTGGTCTTGAGCTTATTGAAGTCACTAGAGACACCTTGCTATCGACGGGAACGTCGCCTCCCACTGAAAGAATATTCTGCCTTTATGAGACACCAAAGTGACAAAGCTGGGTTTCAACCTTGGTGTGCTGGTGGTACCACTTCACTCCTAACCATCTAACCAGAATTTGGTTCACTTAATTATAATAAGGTTCATATTTTGTATagaaatggtgtgccttcatatTCCAAAGCTGGTTGGGCCTTCGAGGATTTTTGACCTTATAAAGCTGACCCATAGTTGATTCTCGAAAAACAAAACTCATCCATACTCGTTGGGTTGTGACCTCCTATTCCCTGACCTAAACGGGGAACAGAAAGGAGACCCAAAGCCCCCTCGCCCCCCTAGCTTTGGGTCGTCCCATATGTGGGGCGAGGCTCCCctgttttttcttcttttttgtatgtttcctttttgttttgtttttttctttttaaaaAAGTTTGGGATTGATATAAATTTGTTTCACTATTTTGTAAAATGtgcatgaatttgaaaaaaaattatggatttgaaaaaaaaactactccgagtttcaaaaaatgttAGTGAATATAGAAAATGATAAGGACAACCCCTACTGCTACACATATTGGACCAATTACTTTCCTTttttggtaatgattctaatgttcatgggAATATGATGTTGTCTAAACTGGACATATTTTTTTTCTTACGAATGAAGGGCCTAGCATGGATAAGAAGGATGAATATTGGAGTATGATCAAGTGCGGAGATAAAGGCGCATGCGAAGACAACAAGAACATAGTTTTCAGCACCGTGAAGCCACCATGATGACATACAAAGACATGGATGAAATATGCAACATGGCCTTTCATAAAATTCGTCCATGGTTTATTTTAGGTGCCGCGCCACCTTATCTTTGGGCCAcgcccatgtaattttgaaatgCACTTAATAGGCTATTTTCAGAGTCCATATTAATAGGGAAAGCAACTTTGAACAaaatttagtcccaccttgccaaaGGTGGACGAAATTCTCCTCTGTCTCCCTAAGaatacaacccttagggcatcgttttagatttgggttttgtttagattaaagttcggtATAGCTACAACTCGCGTTCTtttttgtgttcaacgaccagaccaagacatcGTGGAACCCCACTTTGATTAATAAAACTTTCCTCTTAAATTCGCAATATTTAGATTGGAATCTtaatttcttgcttgttcttcgtttgcgtGCAGGAAATGGACCCTCGTGGtaaggttgatcatgctccggcgtggtcaataacctctcggagttggtttagcaattgctaaggcGACACGTCTTTGCATGCTCGTAGTTGGATCATCAAACTCTTCCACCGAAAATGATAGCTACTTCTCATCGAGACATCGGGACACCTTTATCTCTATGAGAAAATATTCATGTATTTCAAAAAATTTGCATGCACTAGAAAAAATGTTCTGAAGTAAGAGTAAATGTTCACGGTTTTGAAAATGTTCCGGATTTTAAAATTTGTTCATGAATTTGTAAAAAATTTCCTAGATTTCAAAAAATATTCCTGAATGGTAAAA containing:
- the LOC125528454 gene encoding cAMP-specific 3',5'-cyclic phosphodiesterase 4D-like, producing the protein STPAPLLLRRLSAQPQPKAPVPPPPPPPPSDEGAAAWARRAAALSLLGLTGAVAASAFSDLSVFLSCSSQAMEKATKNQQVASAIGEPITRGPWYSASIAVNRARRSVSCTFPVSGPQGDGLLKFKAVRLAEESWFRFLQPSDWEILIMDAILDVRTEDGKHQTMRVTVADNTAAPPPPADCRTCKPRTTPTPKPKPTPVPTPMPTSAPPPAQEK